A single genomic interval of Clostridium facile harbors:
- a CDS encoding helix-turn-helix domain-containing protein: MEFNIEKYFDMVRGKISPQKFKQIFFENKSPKNIQTLKKDHLFHINKDFNVSFHYEPLVYPNVEEIKKLKPENATLHNHDFFEMAYVYSGNFYNVFKEDTILQTKEQLILLNPYVYHSLVPQNIYDVAINITLSQTVVENTFLQLLNSKSILFRFFLDSIYGTHKSNYLIFSITPDISDIIKQIVSEFFEQKQFFEQVIIAKLTDLFAQLARNYKETAIPGTIISSQPTQISDILNYIRVYYATATLESTAKQFNYSPKYLSSMIKQQTNKTFSDIIYQYKLQNACNYLINSNLPIEKINNIVGYSSTNSLFRILKREFNLSPSEYRKQYRNKNLL, translated from the coding sequence ATGGAATTTAATATAGAGAAATATTTTGATATGGTAAGGGGAAAAATCTCTCCCCAAAAATTTAAACAGATTTTTTTTGAAAATAAAAGCCCTAAAAATATTCAAACTTTAAAAAAAGATCATCTATTCCATATTAATAAAGATTTTAATGTATCTTTTCATTATGAGCCTTTAGTTTATCCAAATGTAGAAGAAATTAAAAAGCTAAAACCCGAAAATGCTACTTTACACAATCATGATTTTTTTGAAATGGCTTATGTTTACTCCGGCAATTTTTATAATGTTTTTAAAGAAGATACGATTTTGCAAACAAAAGAGCAACTTATTTTATTAAATCCATATGTATATCACTCTTTAGTTCCACAAAACATCTATGATGTTGCAATTAATATTACTCTTTCACAAACAGTTGTTGAAAATACTTTTTTACAACTGCTAAATAGTAAAAGCATTTTGTTCCGTTTTTTTCTGGACTCTATTTATGGAACTCATAAAAGCAACTATCTGATATTTTCAATTACTCCTGATATTTCTGATATTATTAAGCAAATTGTATCTGAATTTTTTGAGCAAAAACAATTTTTTGAACAAGTTATCATCGCTAAACTAACCGATTTATTTGCCCAACTTGCTCGTAATTATAAAGAAACCGCAATACCAGGAACCATCATATCCAGCCAGCCCACGCAAATTTCTGACATATTAAATTATATCCGGGTTTACTACGCAACAGCAACACTGGAATCCACAGCAAAACAATTTAATTATTCTCCAAAATACCTTTCTTCTATGATTAAACAACAAACAAATAAAACCTTTTCAGATATTATTTACCAGTATAAGTTGCAAAACGCCTGTAATTATTTAATAAACTCTAACCTTCCGATTGAAAAAATTAATAATATTGTTGGTTACAGCAGTACAAACAGCCTTTTTCGAATATTGAAAAGGGAGTTTAATCTTTCTCCATCTGAATACCGTAAGCAATACCGGAATAAAAATTTATTGTAA
- a CDS encoding glycosyl hydrolase codes for MKNKKMGKLIALVLSTAMIASCCVNQFTVSAQETATKSIVNQFKNPNVHAKGMFRFWLPDGSATREQLEKEITEIYEAGFGGIEIAHVPYAKNDSDDIGENGWGSEKWQQTLIHIYEIAANLPGDFKVDVTINSAWPIALNTIDPNDEEASQDIQYAYTKIQNASDVLDLPMPEQKLAVDTGSSFIFNNHYVAATIAQVKGIDEDGNITLDYGSMTDVSEYTKETGNTTPAGIPDENNTYVSQLYKDAGLTINTEEWGPRAKLQDEQKYYNVDLSQIQELSNYSSVGDELQEGDWILFGFYRRGTGETLLKFANFFPLGASMPNVGVITDEFSSAASNALTDFWEENILNDHLISLMKAESGDFFEDSLENVCSTKFWNQNMIDSVQKYLGYDITPYLPFVMSSTTQDTKFISSEGNQDRFGIDVDKTLNELYLDEHIAELQNWARNTLDMGYRAQGYSTSGFYVDVGLASAECDVAEGESLAFSTSYDHFRAVSGGVHMSGKTYVSDEALADSGKAYALNWKDAVNTINNNYASGVNRLIIHGYPHANTENMNDPIYGDKDFWPGWHTFPLVAGAWGSRQPYWEDVHVLSDYIARSQAVLQNGTAKMDIAIFDTDAYNAQTPNGAEKNDKDQSNYLALLDNGYSYDLLTPGLLTYDSAKVTNGVLNESGPAYKALVVNNLPSISLESANALLDFAKAGLPIVLCGQIPSSVFGTDAATTGSNVTGTDEQIRETMQELLTYQNVGQVDTQQEVVSWMKQNGILPYASYSEPMVRTILRQDNDGTNYYYLYNNSEEEVSLEASLQGTGIPFQLDAWTGEITPIINYVQQDDSIHTTINLQAGQATFVAISQNPEEFGEVSDFHVVESNGDTFYQDGNIVLRTDVSGSYQTAFTDGVVVSTDITEIGDNIELDYWDLSLESWGPDQEANKTDLTISKKTTIDFQDIPLTLWKDLPVTSEQLSTLGVDSMENIIGIGTYCTTFELPENWDTTQGYLLNFHHNNDMVTEVIVNGQKLPAIDQSKDSVDIGAYLTAGQNTISVKLVSTMINRIIYENPNSQYSNSKNQSFGLLDVTLTPYKQVIIRSESNKDILDAVISYAENAKASDEYDNAIESVQKSFDAALENAKTVAGNAAATQEEVDAAWKTLLNEIHKLGFVAGDKTELASLMEAANEINAELDRYVEAGKAEFTAALEAAVAVYEDGDAMQAEVNEAADNLLSAMLNLRFKADKSILEDVLAEAGKVDANAYTAESYAALQAAVAEAKDVYNNENATQEEVDAAVTSVQTAMDNLVAVDGTPAETPTENNNTAGTQTGQESTTPKANAAKTGDFTPIAGLAAITLAGAALVLSRKKK; via the coding sequence ATGAAAAACAAAAAAATGGGCAAATTAATTGCGCTAGTCTTGTCAACAGCAATGATCGCATCATGTTGTGTAAATCAATTTACTGTATCTGCACAGGAAACAGCGACAAAGAGTATTGTAAACCAATTTAAAAACCCTAATGTTCACGCAAAAGGAATGTTTCGATTTTGGCTACCTGATGGCTCAGCTACAAGAGAACAACTTGAAAAAGAAATAACTGAAATTTATGAAGCTGGTTTTGGTGGTATCGAAATAGCGCATGTTCCTTATGCCAAAAATGATAGCGATGATATTGGAGAAAATGGTTGGGGATCTGAAAAATGGCAACAAACTTTAATCCATATTTATGAAATTGCTGCGAATTTGCCAGGAGATTTTAAAGTAGATGTGACGATCAATAGTGCTTGGCCAATAGCACTTAACACAATAGATCCAAATGATGAAGAAGCTTCACAGGATATTCAATACGCTTATACTAAAATTCAAAATGCTTCTGATGTATTGGATCTTCCAATGCCGGAACAAAAACTAGCCGTTGATACAGGTTCATCTTTTATCTTTAACAATCATTACGTTGCAGCAACAATTGCACAAGTAAAAGGTATTGACGAAGATGGTAATATAACACTTGATTATGGTTCAATGACAGATGTTAGCGAGTATACAAAGGAAACTGGGAATACAACGCCGGCAGGCATTCCAGACGAAAATAATACATATGTTTCTCAGTTATATAAAGATGCAGGGTTGACAATTAATACTGAGGAATGGGGACCACGTGCTAAACTTCAGGATGAACAGAAATACTATAATGTTGACCTTTCTCAAATTCAAGAATTGTCCAACTATTCTTCTGTTGGAGATGAATTGCAAGAAGGGGATTGGATACTTTTTGGTTTCTATAGAAGAGGTACAGGAGAAACACTGCTGAAATTTGCTAATTTCTTCCCATTAGGAGCTTCTATGCCAAATGTAGGGGTTATTACAGATGAATTTAGTTCTGCTGCATCAAATGCATTGACAGATTTTTGGGAAGAAAATATTTTAAACGACCATTTAATTTCCCTGATGAAAGCAGAATCAGGAGATTTCTTTGAAGACTCTTTAGAGAATGTTTGTAGTACAAAATTCTGGAACCAAAACATGATCGATTCTGTGCAAAAATATCTTGGTTATGATATTACTCCATATTTGCCATTTGTAATGAGTTCCACTACACAGGATACAAAATTTATTTCCAGTGAAGGAAATCAGGATCGTTTTGGTATTGATGTAGATAAAACTTTAAACGAACTTTATTTGGATGAACACATTGCTGAACTTCAAAATTGGGCTAGAAATACCCTGGACATGGGGTATCGGGCTCAAGGGTATTCTACAAGTGGATTTTATGTAGATGTTGGACTTGCTTCAGCTGAATGTGATGTTGCAGAAGGGGAATCCCTTGCTTTTTCAACTTCTTATGACCATTTCCGTGCAGTATCAGGCGGTGTACATATGAGTGGAAAAACCTATGTATCTGATGAAGCACTGGCAGATAGTGGGAAAGCATATGCTCTTAATTGGAAAGACGCTGTAAATACTATTAATAATAACTATGCATCAGGAGTTAACCGTTTAATTATCCATGGATACCCTCATGCGAATACGGAAAACATGAATGACCCTATTTATGGTGATAAGGACTTTTGGCCAGGATGGCATACTTTCCCTCTTGTTGCAGGAGCATGGGGAAGCCGTCAGCCTTATTGGGAAGATGTACATGTATTGTCCGATTATATTGCGCGTTCTCAAGCTGTCCTTCAAAATGGAACTGCTAAAATGGATATTGCCATTTTTGATACAGATGCTTACAATGCTCAAACACCAAATGGAGCAGAAAAAAATGATAAAGATCAATCTAATTATTTGGCGTTACTAGATAATGGTTATAGCTATGATCTTTTAACTCCAGGTTTGTTGACATATGATAGTGCAAAAGTAACAAATGGAGTGTTAAATGAATCAGGACCTGCCTATAAGGCTCTGGTTGTAAACAATTTGCCTTCTATTTCTTTAGAAAGTGCAAATGCTTTACTGGATTTTGCAAAAGCAGGTTTACCTATTGTTTTATGTGGACAGATCCCTTCCAGTGTGTTTGGTACTGATGCTGCAACAACAGGTTCAAATGTAACGGGGACTGATGAACAGATCCGCGAAACAATGCAAGAATTACTTACTTACCAAAATGTTGGACAAGTAGATACGCAGCAAGAAGTTGTTTCTTGGATGAAGCAAAATGGTATTTTGCCATATGCCTCTTATTCAGAACCGATGGTACGTACCATTTTACGCCAAGACAATGATGGCACCAATTACTATTATTTGTATAACAATAGTGAAGAAGAAGTATCATTAGAGGCTTCTTTGCAAGGAACCGGAATACCTTTCCAATTAGATGCGTGGACAGGGGAAATTACTCCAATAATAAATTATGTTCAACAAGATGATAGCATTCATACTACTATTAACCTACAAGCTGGACAGGCAACCTTTGTCGCCATTTCTCAAAATCCAGAAGAATTTGGCGAAGTTAGTGATTTCCATGTAGTTGAATCCAATGGAGACACTTTCTATCAGGATGGAAATATTGTATTACGCACAGACGTATCGGGAAGCTATCAGACTGCATTTACTGACGGTGTTGTTGTATCTACGGATATTACTGAAATTGGAGATAATATTGAACTGGACTACTGGGATCTTTCCCTTGAAAGTTGGGGTCCAGACCAAGAGGCAAATAAAACTGATTTAACAATCTCCAAAAAGACAACAATTGATTTTCAGGATATACCACTTACATTGTGGAAAGACCTTCCAGTAACTTCTGAACAGCTTTCTACATTAGGCGTAGATAGTATGGAAAATATAATTGGAATCGGAACCTATTGCACAACATTTGAGCTTCCAGAAAATTGGGATACCACTCAGGGATACCTATTGAATTTCCATCATAATAATGATATGGTCACAGAGGTAATTGTAAATGGACAAAAATTACCTGCAATAGATCAATCAAAGGATTCTGTGGATATTGGAGCCTATTTAACTGCTGGACAAAATACTATTTCTGTAAAATTGGTTTCTACGATGATTAACCGTATTATTTATGAAAATCCAAATTCACAATATAGTAATTCAAAAAATCAATCTTTTGGTTTACTGGATGTAACACTTACTCCATATAAACAAGTTATTATTCGTTCAGAATCTAATAAAGATATTTTAGATGCTGTTATTTCTTATGCGGAAAATGCGAAAGCAAGCGACGAATATGACAACGCCATTGAAAGCGTACAGAAATCCTTTGACGCTGCTTTGGAAAATGCGAAAACAGTAGCAGGCAATGCGGCAGCAACCCAGGAAGAAGTAGACGCAGCATGGAAAACCTTGCTGAATGAAATCCACAAATTAGGATTTGTAGCTGGGGATAAAACAGAACTGGCATCCTTGATGGAAGCAGCAAATGAAATCAATGCAGAACTTGACCGTTATGTGGAAGCAGGCAAAGCGGAATTCACCGCAGCATTAGAAGCAGCAGTAGCAGTATATGAAGATGGCGACGCTATGCAAGCAGAAGTAAATGAAGCAGCAGATAACCTGTTGAGCGCAATGCTGAATTTACGGTTCAAAGCAGATAAATCTATCCTGGAAGATGTTCTTGCAGAAGCAGGCAAAGTAGATGCAAACGCATACACAGCAGAAAGCTACGCAGCATTACAAGCAGCAGTAGCAGAAGCAAAGGATGTATACAACAATGAAAACGCAACTCAGGAAGAAGTAGATGCAGCAGTAACAAGTGTACAAACAGCAATGGATAACCTGGTAGCAGTAGATGGAACCCCTGCTGAAACTCCAACGGAAAACAATAATACAGCTGGAACACAGACAGGACAGGAATCTACTACACCAAAAGCAAACGCAGCGAAAACAGGCGATTTTACACCAATTGCAGGATTGGCAGCAATCACCTTAGCAGGAGCTGCATTGGTTCTCTCCCGTAAGAAAAAATAA
- a CDS encoding tyrosine-type recombinase/integrase → MIAPYFQGLNVSLCNLTPFHIKQFYNDKLKTVSKNTIVHYHANIRKALQNAYLLDLIPNNPADKVEKPKVERYEGQYYDEEDFRELFKCIHGDSIEIAIIFISFFGLRRSELVGIRWSLINFKRQQLKMGTTIVQIPVDGHYQLVVENKAKTKSSIRAYPLVDSITKILLQLKSYQQSMMALCGDSYCKDYLDFVFVDKLGRLMKPNYISQHFQILLEKYNLKKIRLQDLRHSCATLMRERGMSIEDISKWLGHSNTVTTEKVYVHFKDAQKIKSANAISDIIPEIKI, encoded by the coding sequence GTGATTGCGCCGTATTTTCAGGGTTTAAATGTTTCATTATGTAACTTGACACCCTTTCATATCAAGCAATTTTATAACGATAAATTAAAAACCGTTAGTAAAAATACAATTGTACATTATCATGCTAACATCAGAAAGGCACTACAAAATGCGTATCTATTAGATTTAATCCCGAATAATCCTGCTGATAAAGTTGAAAAACCAAAAGTGGAAAGATATGAAGGTCAATATTATGACGAAGAAGATTTTAGGGAGTTGTTCAAGTGTATACATGGCGACTCCATTGAAATCGCAATTATCTTTATATCATTTTTTGGTCTAAGAAGATCGGAACTGGTTGGAATCAGATGGAGTTTAATAAATTTTAAGAGACAACAATTAAAAATGGGAACCACTATAGTACAGATACCAGTAGATGGACATTATCAGTTAGTAGTAGAAAATAAGGCAAAAACAAAATCTAGTATACGAGCCTATCCGTTGGTAGATTCTATTACAAAAATTTTATTGCAGCTAAAATCATATCAACAATCCATGATGGCACTTTGTGGGGATAGTTACTGTAAAGATTATTTAGATTTTGTTTTTGTAGACAAATTAGGGCGACTCATGAAACCTAATTATATATCCCAACATTTTCAGATATTACTAGAAAAATATAATCTGAAAAAAATTAGGTTACAGGATTTGCGGCATAGTTGCGCTACGTTAATGAGGGAAAGGGGAATGAGTATCGAAGATATCAGCAAGTGGTTAGGACATAGTAATACAGTAACAACAGAGAAGGTATATGTACATTTTAAGGATGCACAAAAAATAAAATCAGCTAATGCAATATCGGATATTATTCCAGAAATAAAGATATAA
- a CDS encoding glycosyltransferase produces the protein MRIALFTETYVPYINGVVTHVKILREGLIKLGHEVLVVCANPDTNRYFIKDGVLNCPGVSFKKFYDYGLASPISPLRYKYIKEFNPDIIHIHNEFGVGYSGASCAKFLNVPLVYTLHTMYDDYLYYIAPKPLIPLAKKTTHVYEKSLVARATAITGPSKKVSEYFKSIGITDRTVHVIPNPVEIDAFTPDAATEEQKKQIRERHGVKDDEIMVCFCGRLGKEKSVDVLLNYWAETVKPDEKFKLLIIGEGPVKEELEQQAKELGIDNMVSFTGAIQHNDLPPYYAACDLYITTSLSDTNSISMLEGMAAELPVLHIADELNKGQVVNGVNGYIFHNAMEMHQLLLKYRDMPTEERQALKHAARESVAKSGAETLAKNLLEVYRIALETKKLEDAQKVQ, from the coding sequence ATGAGAATAGCCTTGTTTACAGAAACCTATGTACCGTATATCAATGGGGTTGTAACCCATGTAAAAATATTACGGGAAGGCCTGATAAAATTAGGGCATGAAGTTTTGGTGGTATGTGCAAACCCAGATACCAACCGTTATTTTATTAAGGATGGGGTATTAAACTGCCCTGGTGTAAGTTTTAAAAAGTTTTATGATTATGGTTTGGCTTCCCCAATCAGCCCGCTACGATATAAGTATATTAAGGAATTTAATCCTGATATTATCCATATCCACAATGAGTTTGGCGTAGGATATTCCGGAGCAAGTTGTGCGAAATTTTTAAATGTACCATTGGTTTATACATTGCATACCATGTATGATGATTATTTGTATTATATCGCACCAAAACCATTGATTCCGCTGGCCAAAAAAACAACCCATGTTTATGAAAAATCCCTAGTTGCCCGAGCTACAGCCATTACGGGGCCTTCCAAAAAAGTATCCGAATATTTTAAGAGTATTGGTATTACTGACCGTACAGTACATGTGATTCCAAACCCTGTTGAAATTGATGCTTTTACCCCCGATGCAGCTACAGAAGAACAGAAAAAACAGATTCGTGAACGCCATGGTGTAAAAGATGATGAAATTATGGTTTGTTTTTGTGGACGATTGGGGAAAGAAAAAAGTGTTGATGTACTGTTAAATTACTGGGCAGAAACCGTAAAGCCGGATGAAAAGTTTAAGCTGCTTATTATTGGGGAAGGCCCAGTAAAAGAAGAACTGGAACAACAGGCAAAAGAACTGGGAATCGATAATATGGTTTCCTTTACCGGTGCGATTCAACACAATGACCTTCCTCCTTATTATGCTGCCTGTGACCTATACATCACAACTTCCCTATCCGATACCAACTCAATTTCCATGCTGGAAGGGATGGCTGCTGAGCTGCCTGTGCTCCATATTGCAGATGAGTTAAACAAAGGTCAGGTAGTAAACGGCGTCAACGGATATATCTTCCATAACGCAATGGAAATGCATCAGCTATTATTGAAATACCGGGATATGCCAACAGAAGAACGGCAAGCGTTAAAACATGCCGCCAGGGAATCAGTAGCAAAATCCGGTGCTGAAACATTGGCAAAAAATCTGTTGGAAGTATATCGGATTGCGTTGGAAACCAAAAAACTGGAAGATGCCCAAAAGGTACAATAA
- the hprK gene encoding HPr(Ser) kinase/phosphatase has translation MSTTFTVKLSKLIKEFNLEPICLHGKAEEIEISSTEVNRPGLHLSGFYKNFEPTRIQIIGNMEYAYLEDLDPALRQERLSLMFSKKIPVLIVTSNLEIFPEMIKAAQDTGIPLLRTHEKTSAFMSALISFLSVELGPRITRHGVLVEVYGEGMLILGESGVGKSETAMELIKRGHRLIADDAVEIRKVSSRTLVGSSPANIRHFMELRGIGIVNARRLFGMGAIKITEKIDLVIKLEPWDSNKFYDRTGMDVEYAEIMDVKVPQYTIPVKPGRNLAVILEVAAMNNRQKKMGYNAATELMEKLGLTDDEEREKIENWDLY, from the coding sequence ATGTCTACAACTTTTACAGTTAAATTATCAAAATTGATTAAAGAATTTAATCTGGAACCAATTTGTTTGCATGGCAAAGCAGAAGAAATCGAAATTTCATCCACTGAGGTAAACCGTCCGGGACTTCATTTATCCGGCTTTTATAAAAATTTTGAGCCTACTAGAATCCAGATTATCGGAAATATGGAATACGCTTATTTGGAAGATTTGGATCCAGCACTGCGCCAGGAGCGTTTAAGTTTGATGTTTTCCAAAAAGATACCTGTGCTAATTGTAACCAGTAATCTAGAAATTTTCCCTGAGATGATTAAGGCGGCACAGGACACCGGTATCCCTCTTTTAAGGACTCACGAAAAAACATCAGCCTTTATGTCCGCGTTAATTTCTTTTTTGAGCGTGGAACTGGGGCCAAGGATTACCCGCCACGGAGTGTTAGTTGAGGTGTACGGCGAAGGTATGCTTATTCTAGGGGAAAGTGGCGTTGGTAAAAGCGAGACCGCTATGGAACTGATTAAACGTGGACACCGTTTGATTGCGGATGACGCAGTAGAAATCCGCAAAGTATCCAGCCGTACCCTGGTAGGGTCCTCTCCAGCAAATATCCGCCATTTTATGGAGTTACGTGGTATCGGCATTGTAAACGCCCGCCGGTTGTTTGGAATGGGTGCTATTAAAATTACAGAAAAAATTGACCTTGTCATTAAACTGGAACCTTGGGATTCCAATAAATTTTATGACCGCACGGGAATGGATGTGGAATATGCAGAGATTATGGATGTAAAAGTTCCACAGTACACGATTCCAGTAAAACCAGGCCGTAACTTGGCCGTTATTTTGGAAGTAGCCGCAATGAACAACCGTCAGAAAAAAATGGGGTACAACGCTGCTACTGAATTGATGGAAAAATTAGGACTGACGGATGACGAGGAACGGGAAAAAATAGAAAACTGGGATTTATACTAA
- a CDS encoding phosphatase produces the protein MKIIADLHTHTIASDHAYSTLLENIHYSKLAGHQAIALTDHGPGVPDAPELVHLLNMQAIPEVVEGVRVLTGVEANIMGFTGSLDVPETYLKNLDWTIASFHASACWPGTEEQHTKAYIAAAKNPLVDMIGHSGQLGFQYDYEKVVKYYKEYDKVVEINEASFVVRKGCEKNCTEIARLCKKYEVKVAVNSDCHFAPCIGHYPNSLAMLEEIDFPENLVLNADYDRLMEHIKKRRNIK, from the coding sequence ATGAAAATTATTGCAGATTTGCATACACATACCATTGCATCAGACCATGCATACAGTACGTTGTTAGAAAATATCCATTATTCCAAATTGGCAGGGCATCAAGCAATTGCGTTAACTGACCATGGCCCTGGTGTCCCAGATGCACCTGAATTGGTACACTTATTGAATATGCAGGCGATACCAGAAGTGGTAGAAGGGGTACGAGTGCTGACAGGGGTAGAAGCCAATATTATGGGTTTTACCGGCAGTTTGGATGTACCAGAAACCTATTTAAAAAACCTTGATTGGACGATTGCGTCATTCCATGCGTCTGCTTGCTGGCCTGGTACGGAAGAACAGCATACAAAAGCGTATATTGCGGCGGCGAAAAACCCTTTGGTGGATATGATTGGACATAGTGGTCAGCTGGGGTTCCAATATGATTACGAAAAAGTAGTAAAATATTATAAAGAGTATGATAAAGTGGTGGAGATCAACGAAGCCTCTTTTGTGGTAAGAAAAGGCTGTGAAAAAAATTGTACCGAAATCGCGCGGCTTTGTAAAAAATATGAGGTAAAAGTTGCGGTGAACTCGGATTGCCATTTTGCCCCTTGTATTGGACATTACCCTAATAGTTTGGCAATGTTGGAAGAGATTGATTTTCCAGAAAACCTGGTGCTAAATGCGGATTATGACCGGTTGATGGAACATATTAAAAAGAGAAGAAACATAAAATAG
- the murB gene encoding UDP-N-acetylmuramate dehydrogenase, translating to MDKYTVLEELFSQYQIQYQREVPLKEYTTFKIGGNAAMMVIPDSREKFRRTIFECVQNNVDYFVLGKGSNLLVSDHGYDGVVICMGDQFQKIELIGEDKILCQAGASLASVCKFAFEHSLTGLEFAFGIPGSIGGAAYMNAGAYDGEMKDVIYRCEHVTTQGAFGIYDQGQLDFSYRHSAYTDSGYCITDVYLQLHKGDPQAIKARMMELLERRKTKQPLEYPSAGSTFKRPEGAYASALIEECGLKGKTIGGAQVSEKHSGFLINTGNASCQDVKDLIEYVQQVVFERTGFHLDCEVKWIGE from the coding sequence GTGGATAAATATACAGTTTTAGAAGAACTATTTTCCCAGTATCAGATTCAGTATCAAAGGGAAGTTCCATTAAAGGAGTATACAACATTTAAAATTGGTGGCAATGCTGCTATGATGGTAATTCCAGATAGCCGTGAAAAATTCCGCCGTACTATTTTTGAATGTGTACAAAATAATGTGGATTATTTTGTTTTAGGCAAAGGCTCAAATCTACTGGTATCTGACCATGGATATGATGGCGTTGTCATCTGTATGGGGGATCAGTTCCAGAAGATTGAGTTAATCGGGGAAGATAAAATCCTTTGCCAAGCTGGCGCAAGCCTGGCCTCGGTTTGTAAATTCGCTTTCGAACACAGTTTAACCGGGCTGGAATTTGCCTTTGGCATTCCCGGAAGCATTGGCGGAGCAGCTTATATGAACGCTGGCGCTTATGATGGGGAAATGAAGGATGTTATCTATCGTTGTGAGCATGTGACAACTCAGGGGGCTTTTGGCATTTACGACCAGGGGCAGCTGGATTTTTCGTACCGTCACAGTGCTTATACGGATTCGGGCTACTGTATTACCGATGTTTATTTGCAATTGCACAAAGGCGATCCGCAGGCAATTAAGGCTAGGATGATGGAACTGCTGGAACGGAGAAAGACCAAGCAGCCACTGGAATATCCCAGTGCTGGCAGCACTTTTAAACGTCCGGAAGGAGCTTACGCTTCCGCTTTGATTGAGGAGTGCGGTCTAAAAGGAAAAACAATTGGGGGCGCTCAGGTTAGTGAAAAACACAGTGGTTTTTTAATTAATACTGGAAACGCCAGCTGTCAAGATGTCAAAGACCTGATTGAATATGTACAGCAGGTGGTGTTTGAACGGACTGGGTTCCATCTGGATTGCGAAGTAAAATGGATTGGGGAATAA
- the rapZ gene encoding RNase adapter RapZ produces MELIIVTGLSGSGKSRAIDALEDIGFFCVDNVPPKLISKFVEIGIQSKGDLGRMAVVTDIRGGKELFSGLFNELNLLQDQNFQYKLLYLDASDSVLIRRYKETRRKHPLMGEKCTSLEAAVKLEREILSPVRERADYIIDTSLLSNAQLKERICTLFLDNYATGMMINCMSFGFKYGDPTYADLVFDVRCLPNPFYIEELKHKTGLDQEVRDYVMNSPNSAELFEKIRDLIDFLLPLYLNEGKSQLTIGFGCTGGKHRSVTFAELFYKYLSEKGNRVSVNHRDITKN; encoded by the coding sequence ATGGAACTGATTATTGTAACAGGCTTATCTGGCTCAGGAAAATCCAGGGCGATTGATGCTTTGGAGGATATTGGATTTTTTTGTGTGGATAACGTTCCGCCCAAATTAATCTCCAAATTTGTAGAAATTGGCATCCAGTCCAAAGGCGATTTGGGCAGAATGGCTGTTGTAACCGATATCCGTGGGGGAAAAGAGCTGTTTAGCGGCCTTTTTAATGAGTTGAATTTGTTACAGGACCAAAATTTCCAATATAAACTGTTGTATTTGGATGCTTCCGATTCTGTTTTAATCCGCCGTTATAAAGAAACCAGAAGGAAACATCCTTTGATGGGAGAAAAATGTACCTCATTAGAAGCAGCGGTAAAACTGGAACGGGAAATCCTTTCCCCGGTACGGGAGCGGGCAGATTATATTATTGATACCTCTTTGCTCTCTAACGCCCAGTTAAAAGAGAGGATTTGCACCCTGTTTTTGGATAATTACGCCACTGGTATGATGATTAACTGTATGTCCTTTGGATTTAAGTATGGCGATCCAACTTATGCGGATTTGGTGTTTGATGTGCGCTGTTTGCCCAACCCGTTTTATATTGAGGAATTAAAACATAAAACAGGTCTGGATCAGGAAGTAAGGGATTATGTGATGAATTCCCCTAACTCTGCTGAACTGTTTGAAAAAATCAGGGATTTAATTGATTTTCTGCTTCCGTTGTATCTCAATGAAGGAAAAAGCCAGTTGACGATTGGGTTTGGCTGTACAGGGGGCAAACACCGTTCCGTCACATTTGCGGAACTGTTTTATAAGTATTTGAGTGAAAAAGGGAACCGTGTGAGTGTCAATCACAGGGATATTACGAAAAATTAG